The following is a genomic window from Nguyenibacter vanlangensis.
TCATAGTCCCCGTGATGCAGGAGGTAGTAATCGGTCAGGTTGATGGCCGTCCACGGGATCATGACCGACATCAGCAGTTCGAGAAATTCGCCGTATGCGCTCATGAAACTGTCGGCCATCAGGGTCGCCATGGCAAAGGCCAGCGCCAGCAGCGCCACCGTCACGATCAGGCGCGCGGTCCGGCCGTAGCGCCGGCCGGGCGTGAAGGTCTGCGCCACAGTCAGGGTCGACAGGGCCCCGCAATAGATGTTCATGGCGTTGGCCACGGCGATGCCGAGCGACAGCGCGGCCAGGACCGCCGCCACCCACGGCCCGAGCAGCGCCGCCAGCGTGACGACGATGCCGTGTCCCGCCGCCAGCAGCCCCACCGCCGCGCCCAGCGCCATCGCCAGCACCGACCCCAGCACGGAACCGGAGAAGCAGGCCGCGAATGCCTGTCTTTCGCCCGCGGGACCGGCCGGGAGATAGCGCGAGGAATCCGAGACATAGGGCGCATAGGCGATCTGCCACAGGGCCGCCGTGGACATTGTCCGCAGAATGCCGGTCCAGCCCGGCCGGCCCGGCGCGAGGAACGGCAGGTCGCCGGCATGCAGCGCCAGCACCCGCGCGATGCAGAACAGGATGGCGGCGCCGCAGAGCACCGTCATGACCCGCGCCGAGAGATGGATCGCCCGGTAGCCGAGGATGGCGGGAAGGACCGAAAGCGCCTGGACGACCAGGATGGCGGAAAGACGGCCCAGGCCGGGCACGATGCTTTGCAGTCCCTCGGCGCCCAGCACGAGGTTCGACGCCGCGAACCCCACATACATCAGGACGATGACGGCGGTTACCGGCACCGCGCCCATCAGGCCGAACTGGCCGCGCGTCTGGACCATCTGCGGCACGCCGAGACGCGGCCCCTGCGCCGCGTGCAGCGCCATGAACACGCCGCCGATCAGATTCCCGGCCAGGAGCGCCAGCAGCGCCGGCAGCAGCGGCAGGCCGTAGACCGTCGTGGACAGCGCCCCCGTCACGACGGTCAGCATCATCAGGTTCGGGCCGAACCACACGGTGAACAGGTCGCGCGGCCGGCCGTGGCGGCGCGCGGGGGGGATCGGATAGATGGTTTCCGCTTCCGGGGAACCGAGCGAATCGATCATGAGCCCTCCGTGTCCGGTGCCGCGCTGATGACGCGGAACGATCCGGTGCGGCATCGACCGATACGACATTATTCCGCCGCTGGATACAGCAGCCCGCTGCGACGTATTTCCCTACGCCGTGCATCGGAAAAATCTATCAAGCCCGTGCATTTATTGCGATATCATCATGTCCGTTCGCGCATGGCGGCGAAAGGAGGCCCTGGCGGCGCGCGCCCCGCTTCCTTCGGTTTTTCCGAAGCCAAAGGAAACAGTTCCGTTCTTTCATAGATCGTCCCGGCCTGCGACCATTCCCGGATCGAACCGGCCGGGGTAGTGCGCCGGCTCCGGCCAGGACATGAGGTCACGACATATGCCCGTCCATAAGCGCATCCGTCCGTTCAATACGAAAGAGACCTATCCCGAGCAGAACCTGGACAATGATTTGTGCCAGGCGGTCGTGGCGGGCAATACGGTCTATCTTCGCGGCCAGGTGCCGCAGGACCTCGACACGCGCGAGAACGTGGCCGTCGGCGACCCGGCCGGGCAGGCCCACAAGGTCATGCAGAACATCCTGCTGCTGCTGAAAGAGGCGGGATCGGATCCTGCGCATATCTGCAAGGTCACCGTCTATCTGACGGATATTCGCCACAGGGAAGCCACGTATCGCGTCCTGGGACAGTATCTGAAGGGCGTCTTTCCGGTCTTCACCGGGCTGGTCGTGGTCGCCCTTGCCCGACCGGAATGGCTGATCGAGGTCGACGTCATCGCGGTGTTGCCGGACTGAGCAGATCCATTCGGAACCCTATCCGGAACCAAGGCCATCCCGGAGGACGGGCTGGGCCCGGCGTCATTCGTCGCCGGGCACGCCGTACGCGGGCGCGGACGACGGATCCAGGCAGCGCGTGACGTAATCGTGCATCTGCGGCTGCCAGACGGTCCAGAGATCGGCCAGGCGCGCGATCGGCGCATCGTCCCAATCGACGCGCAGGTCGGTCAGCGGCCAGCTCTGGCGGTCGACGACCAGCAGGCCCGCGGAGCGGAGCGGGCCGGCCTCGCCGCCGGCCGCCAGGCCCGCGCACATGGCGCGCAGGAGGCGCGTGCCGAGTTCCTGGGACGGGTCGGAGGCGAGGAAAGCCTCCACGACCGCGTCGGGCACCGTCGCGTTGGCCAGCAGGTTGCCGGCCGACGCCACGTTTCGGCGGACCGCCGTCGCATGGCATCCCAGCGTCCGCGCCCCGGACCAGACGGCCGCCGTGCCGTGGCGATCCATGACGGCGAGTTGCCGGAATTCGGGAAACGGGCCGGTGCGCACCAGGGCATCGCGGCACTCGGCGGCGCTGCTGCCCCCGTCCATCAGGTCGAGGCCGAGCGGGCCAAGCCGCGGATCCGTCACGTTCTGCGACGCCACCACCCCCACCCCGGCCCGGGCGAACGCGCAGCGGCCGGCGACCGCGGGGGACGAGGAGGACACGGCGATGCCGAACTGGCCCGTCCGCGCGCATCTGGCGATGATGGAAAAGGTCATGTCCGTCTTTCTCCCTGTCTCCTCGGCATGTTTCGGCGGGTGCCCCGGTTCAGCGGCGGAGCCGGTCCAGGACACCGTCGAGAAACCTGTCGCCCTGCGCCAGTTCCCGCGTGGTGATATATTCGTCCGCCTTGTGCGCCCGGCCGATCGATCCCGGCCCGCAGACGATACAGGGCAGGCCGAGCTGCTGCGCGAACAGCCCCGCTTCGGTGCCGAAATCGATCACGCCGGGGGCATTCCGTCCGGCCGCGCGCAGGCCGAGCGCGCAGATTTCGGTGTCGGCGCGTCCATCCAGCCCGGGATAGGCGTTGACGATGTCGATCCGGATCGTCCCCCGGCCGGCCTCGGCCTCCACGCGCCGTGCGGCGGCGTCCAGCCAGGCAAGGGAAGCCGAGCCGTCCTGGCCGGGAATCAGCCGCATCTCGGCCGTCGCCACGCAGAGATCGGGAACGATGTTCAGCGCGGTTCCCCCCTCGATCAGCCCCGCCTGGACCGTGGAGAACGGCACCGCGAACCGCGTATCGTGCGGCTCGGTCAGGCGGATATGGTCCTGGAGATCCGTCAGCCGGCCGATCATTTGGGCGGCCAGGACGATCGCGTTCGTTCCCCGGAACGGATCGGCGGAGTGCGCGGCCTCGCCCCGGCAGACGATCCGGAAGGCGATCTTTCCCTTGTGCGCGACGGCGACCGCCATTTCGGTCGGTTCGCCGATTATGCAGCCGGCGGCGCCCCGCATGCCGGCATCCGTCTTCAGCGCCGCCAGCAGCGAACGGACGCCGAGGCATCCCAGTTCCTCGTCATGGGAGATCGCCAGGTGCAGCGGACGGACGAGCGGGCGGGCGGCGGCTTTCCCGGCGGCCGTCAGCATGCAGGCCAGGAACCCCTTCATGTCGCTGGTCCCTCTGCCGTACAGCCGATCGTCCCGCTTCGTCAGCACGAAGGGATCCGAGGACCAGGCCTGACCGGCGGCGGGCACCACGTCCGAATGCGCCGACAGGACGATGCCGCCGGGGATATCCGGCCCGACCGAGGCGAACAGGCTGAACGCGTCCGGCCTGTCGCCGGGGATGCGCCGCACCCGCGCGCCCAGCGCGGCGAGATGCGCCGCGATCCAGTCGATCATGTCGGTGTTGGACTGGCCGCAGACACTCGGGAATGCCACGAGCCGGTCCAGAATGGTCTCTGTGATGGTCTCTGTGCCGGTCATCTCCGCGCCGCGATATGGCCGGCCAGATAGTCGGCATCATGCCAGACGCCCCAGATGAAGGGCGACGCCCTGCGCGTCAGCCAGGCCAAGCCGAGGAAATAGAGTCCCGGTTCCTCGGACACGCCCTTGCGATGGCGCGGGCTGCCCTTCGCGTCGAAGATGTCGATCTTGATCCAACCGAAATCCAGCGCATAGCCGGTCGCCCAGATGACGGAGGCGATGCCCGCCCCGTGCAGGTCCAGGGACAGGACGGGATCGGTGACGCATGCGGGATCCGGCCCGATCGCCCGTGCCGCGGGCTCTTCGGGAAGATCCAGTCCCTGCTGCGCCACATAGGCATCCGCCGCGTCCAGCATCGCGAGATAATCCGCGTCGCCCCGGTCGATATTCGCCTTCAGGTCCGGTGCGAGGTGCAGGACACCATCCCGGAAGGAGTCCGTCCTGCCGACGAGGGTCATGCCGTCCTGCGCCAGCCGGCGGAAATCGACCGTATGTCCGCCGCGCGCGCCGCTGACGGCGATTGTGACATGTTCCATGGACGGGCTGCTGACCGCCATGTCCCACATTCCGAGGACGCCGAGCCACCAGACGAAGTCACGCCCCCGATAGCGCCGGGGCGGCCGGTCATGGGGGCCGACGGAGAGCCAGACGGGGCGGCCCGCGCGCCGCAGTTCGTCGGCGATCTGCACGCCCGAGGACCCCGCGCCGACGACCAGGACACCGCCTGCCGGCAGCAGGTCCGGATTGCGGTACGCACTGGAATGGATCTGCAGCACCCCGGCATCGGGCGGAATGATCGGGGGGACGACCGGTTTCTGGAACGGTCCGGTGGCGGCGACGACGTTCGTCGCCTCGATCACGCCGGACGAGGTTTCCACCGCGAAGCCGGAGCCGCCTTCGTTCCGGCGAAGCGACAGGACCTCGACCCCGCAGCGGACCGGGGCTTCGATCCGCCGCGCATAGGCCTCGAAATACGTGACGATCTTCTGGCGGGGCGCGAAGTCGTCCGGATCGACGTCCGGAAATGTCA
Proteins encoded in this region:
- a CDS encoding cytosine permease, with the translated sequence MIDSLGSPEAETIYPIPPARRHGRPRDLFTVWFGPNLMMLTVVTGALSTTVYGLPLLPALLALLAGNLIGGVFMALHAAQGPRLGVPQMVQTRGQFGLMGAVPVTAVIVLMYVGFAASNLVLGAEGLQSIVPGLGRLSAILVVQALSVLPAILGYRAIHLSARVMTVLCGAAILFCIARVLALHAGDLPFLAPGRPGWTGILRTMSTAALWQIAYAPYVSDSSRYLPAGPAGERQAFAACFSGSVLGSVLAMALGAAVGLLAAGHGIVVTLAALLGPWVAAVLAALSLGIAVANAMNIYCGALSTLTVAQTFTPGRRYGRTARLIVTVALLALAFAMATLMADSFMSAYGEFLELLMSVMIPWTAINLTDYYLLHHGDYDVASFFARDGGRYGLFNGPALACYVIGILVQVPFLSTALYTGQVARALGGVDLSWVVSLLLTPPLYIAMERRFNARALPATATD
- a CDS encoding RidA family protein, translating into MPVHKRIRPFNTKETYPEQNLDNDLCQAVVAGNTVYLRGQVPQDLDTRENVAVGDPAGQAHKVMQNILLLLKEAGSDPAHICKVTVYLTDIRHREATYRVLGQYLKGVFPVFTGLVVVALARPEWLIEVDVIAVLPD
- a CDS encoding DUF1028 domain-containing protein, with amino-acid sequence MTFSIIARCARTGQFGIAVSSSSPAVAGRCAFARAGVGVVASQNVTDPRLGPLGLDLMDGGSSAAECRDALVRTGPFPEFRQLAVMDRHGTAAVWSGARTLGCHATAVRRNVASAGNLLANATVPDAVVEAFLASDPSQELGTRLLRAMCAGLAAGGEAGPLRSAGLLVVDRQSWPLTDLRVDWDDAPIARLADLWTVWQPQMHDYVTRCLDPSSAPAYGVPGDE
- the argE gene encoding acetylornithine deacetylase, with protein sequence MTGTETITETILDRLVAFPSVCGQSNTDMIDWIAAHLAALGARVRRIPGDRPDAFSLFASVGPDIPGGIVLSAHSDVVPAAGQAWSSDPFVLTKRDDRLYGRGTSDMKGFLACMLTAAGKAAARPLVRPLHLAISHDEELGCLGVRSLLAALKTDAGMRGAAGCIIGEPTEMAVAVAHKGKIAFRIVCRGEAAHSADPFRGTNAIVLAAQMIGRLTDLQDHIRLTEPHDTRFAVPFSTVQAGLIEGGTALNIVPDLCVATAEMRLIPGQDGSASLAWLDAAARRVEAEAGRGTIRIDIVNAYPGLDGRADTEICALGLRAAGRNAPGVIDFGTEAGLFAQQLGLPCIVCGPGSIGRAHKADEYITTRELAQGDRFLDGVLDRLRR
- a CDS encoding NAD(P)/FAD-dependent oxidoreductase produces the protein MATEKVDTLVIGAGQAGLAMSEHLGRRGVSHLVVERKRIAERWRSERWDSLVANGPAWHDRFPGMTFPDVDPDDFAPRQKIVTYFEAYARRIEAPVRCGVEVLSLRRNEGGSGFAVETSSGVIEATNVVAATGPFQKPVVPPIIPPDAGVLQIHSSAYRNPDLLPAGGVLVVGAGSSGVQIADELRRAGRPVWLSVGPHDRPPRRYRGRDFVWWLGVLGMWDMAVSSPSMEHVTIAVSGARGGHTVDFRRLAQDGMTLVGRTDSFRDGVLHLAPDLKANIDRGDADYLAMLDAADAYVAQQGLDLPEEPAARAIGPDPACVTDPVLSLDLHGAGIASVIWATGYALDFGWIKIDIFDAKGSPRHRKGVSEEPGLYFLGLAWLTRRASPFIWGVWHDADYLAGHIAARR